One Mycteria americana isolate JAX WOST 10 ecotype Jacksonville Zoo and Gardens chromosome 7, USCA_MyAme_1.0, whole genome shotgun sequence genomic window, CTGCACTAGTAATTAGGAGGCTTAAGTAGAAGCGTTAGAGACTTTGGATTAacagatttggaaaataaatttatatcTACATCCACAACTgcttcttcaaataaaaaaagaaaccataaacAGCAGCACCACACATCTAGTACTTTGGTCAGCTCGGCTGTAACTCAGCGCTTGCCGAGTTTGCCAACAGACAGGAAACAGACTCCGCGAAGAAGGCGCCTTTGAAAAGGACGGGGATGGCAGGACAGCAGCCCGCCTCCGGGCCCTGGCACGAGCTCAGCCCGCTTGACGAGCGCTGCTCCCCATGCTGACAGGCACAGGGCAGAAGCCCAGCAGGCGCTCCGGCCTCCCCCGGCAGGAGGGGGGCGCAGGGAGGGCTGCCCAAGGCCGGCcaggggagcggggcccggcggggcagAGGGAGACGCTCCCCCGACAGGTGTGTGCAGCCTGAGGTGACCGCACGGGCCTGCACTCGCTTGTGGCCCCCTCGAGCGCTCTTGGCCCAGCCCCCTCGGGGCGACTAGACCAGAGACACCGAGGGCCACAGGGCCGCCCTCTTCTTTAGAAGGcgcggaggaggaagaggaggcgcGGAGGGGGCAGCCCCCCCTTCTGCCGGAAACCGCGTCTCTCTCCTGCGCCCGCCGTgcgaggggaggagggcagaCGGCAGGGCACCCCTCTGGCCCGCGGGCTGGGCGCCGCTGAAGCGCCGgcgccccctgccccgcagcgggGGCGACGGCCATGGCGGCCGGGGCCTGCCGGCCGGCGCTTACCCATGACCTGCACCCGGCAAATGGCGCAGGTGTCGCACTCCACGTCCCAGCTCCACATGGCCACCGCGTTCCACTTCTTCAGCGAGAACATCTTGTCGGGGGCGCCTGCCTTGGAACCCGCAGAGCCCGGGTGCGAGTGGGGGGCGCCCGGCTCGTCCCCGTCCTCCACATCGGCCATGGCGGAGGGGCGGGGACGCGGCGCCGGCGGCGCCTGGcaggcggcagcgcggggctgcagcGCCACCCCGCGCCGGCAGCAGGCGCAGCCCGctcgcccagccccagccccagccccagccccgagcggCGGGCCCGCCGGCATCGTCCTGCGCGGAGGCCGCGCTGCCGGCGCTAACGGTCGCCCTCAGCCAGGGCAGCCGTTGCGGAATAGGCCTCACCGGGCACGGTGAGGGAGAGGTGGCCCGTGGTGGCCTGTTGGAGCCTGCCAGCCGCGCTCAGCAACAAGGAAGCTGAAAAAACATTAAAGGTGGCGACCAGGCCCCTGAGTGGCACTTTCATCCGTTTGCTGTGGGGCGAGACCCACACTCCCACAGGACAAGTGTGGGGAGGGTGCACTAAAGAAAAGTGCAATAGCCATCCAGTCACACC contains:
- the RNF7 gene encoding RING-box protein 2 isoform X2; the encoded protein is MADVEDGDEPGAPHSHPGSAGSKAGAPDKMFSLKKWNAVAMWSWDVECDTCAICRVQMPVLDVKLKTNKKIVLWFGENAIIPSTIAACPCG
- the RNF7 gene encoding RING-box protein 2 isoform X1; translation: MADVEDGDEPGAPHSHPGSAGSKAGAPDKMFSLKKWNAVAMWSWDVECDTCAICRVQVMDACLRCQAENKQEDCVVVWGECNHSFHNCCMSLWVKQNNRCPLCQQDWVVQRIGK